tCAAAGATTAGATGATATTATATAATAACCTGGAtattacccccctcccccaaatgaATACAACGGTTCATACAAAACCACTGTCTATTCATGGTTTTCTATCCACAAATTcacttgtttgtgtgtttttctgtggAACCTAAACTCAGCTGTTTGATTAAAATCCCTCACCTATTAGCACTTTTCTGCCCTTTTCTATAAAGCTTTAATTTTCCACGAGCTAGTGCAAAAGCCCTGTttaataggaaagtagtaattgcTGTCAATAACGTATGTTCAATTGATCCATCTTTTCTGTGGGACTATAATCTTTATCTGTCAGGGAGGCGCTATGATTCTGCCGTTTTGTTAGTGGAAGTAATAGAGGCTTCACTTCATGTCCATGTGTATTcacgcatttattttttaaatgaaatcatCGATAATCCATTTATTCTAGTGGTGATGATGTGAGGCGAGTTTGAAATGATGTGGGGGTGTTTTGGGGTCATCATTTCTGGTATATTGCATTTCAAGTTTTTATGTCGTAACATTTTGGGGGTGCATCAATTACTTGGGTTGCAAGTTCTTAATGGGATTGAGATCTGGGTATGAACATCATTTGCCCTTCTATCTTCAAAGcaggatttcatttttttatataatgacTAGTTATTCCGggccaaaatgtcattttgcttCCTTGCTGACATCGCAGCTTTGTTGGGACATAACGATGGCGGTGATTGAGAGGGATCACTTTGGTGTGAGTCGGGCTTGTCGGAGTGCAGGCCAACACACGAGGCAGGCAGCCATCATGGCAGTTCCAGTCCAACAATGAATACATTGACTCACAAGGCTTAAGTTGTCCAAGAGGGCAGTAAGGGGAGAAGAGTGGTATGTAAGGTCTGCAGCTCCCAAGCGAGTGGCCGCACTCGGGTTACCCAAAGATTTGCGAGGCCCACAGAGACTTGCTTGACTTGTGACCAATATAATGCGAGCAATcatttgaacacattttcacGCTACACAGCATAGCCTCGGATCTACTGTATATTGTAAGGGCCTCACATGTCGCGTTGGGAAAGTACAATTATACTGTTGTTTTGTCTGTGTAAATTAAATAAGATTGAgtacaaaatcacaaaaatgattCCAGGTCTGAATGTGACTGCTCCGGACTACGTGGAATTTGTTGCgtttattcttgtttttttccaacacatttgaaaatgattaAGGCTGTTGTATATTTAgtccattaaaatattttcgtaACGTGGAACACAGTCGTAGTCTAATAAACCTGTATCAGTACAATCTTAGGAAAagccattttttcatttggaCACAATATATTTACAAGTGAATCACAAATGTCTAAAAACTGCACACAGtattagaaagaaagaaaaacagtaccATCTGTCCCACTAGCCCTTAATATAGAATCCCCATCGGTCTATTGTTTTTCCATATAATTTTTGTCAAGTTTTTTAAACTGTCAACAGAAAACAGCAACAGCAACTGTCTAAATGTTTTCTGTCCAGGCCCCACAATCCTCCCTACAGGCCATGACATTCTAGCGACTGACTCCGTAGCTGAGGTCACCCTGGACACCACAGAAGCCAACAAAGAGCTTGACGTGGTCACTGGTCCTCTGACAACCCACCCAGTGACCATTGAACAACAAGATGTGATGGAGGTCACGACCGAAGCGCCCTCTCCTCAGGTGACGCACAGCACTGAGGAGAATGAAGTTGAAACCGATAGCCCCGCTCCGGCTGCTCCGGAGGCCCCTGAACTCCTTAACACTGAGCCCCCTGTTGTGGAGAATGTCCCCACGCAGGCTCCTGAAGATGCTGAGGTCATCCCTCAGTGGACGGAAGCTGTCAAGACTGACACGTTCAACGAGGTGGTTGTGGAAGATGACACAGATGGTAAGCAATGAATCAGCGAATGAGGCGGACAATTCGTAATGGTGCTACGCAAAAGAATCACTGCCAAAGTTCACACACAGTTCAGTTTTGGAATTTTTAGCTCAATACAATTGCATTTCATCTTGAAGAaccatttgtttttcatcttttaccAAAATTCTTATTTAACTGTGCAATACAGTACTGTGTAGTTATTTTCCTCTATTTGAGTGCAGTGTTACTGATCAAACTGGATAATGTATTTTAATCTAGGGAAGGTTGGTGATAGAGAGATAAGCATTTTTTCCCAGGTGGCTCTTGTTGGAAAATGTTTGCGATTCACTGTCCTAACACTTTGACCTCTGTCCTACAGAAGGTCTGAGCTCAGGCCAGGTTGTCGGCATCGTGATTGGCGCTCTTTTAGCAGTGGTCATCGTCATCTCTGTGGTGGTTGCTGTCGTTAAGAGGATGGGAAAATACACGTGAGTACCTTGCCTCAACTTCAAAACATTGTTGACT
This DNA window, taken from Syngnathoides biaculeatus isolate LvHL_M chromosome 2, ASM1980259v1, whole genome shotgun sequence, encodes the following:
- the si:ch211-156j16.1 gene encoding uncharacterized protein si:ch211-156j16.1, yielding MVIFQGVNHLFIVSLLPTQTCPLTKTHQHTANAHTPPPLTAHNLPFSLCLLWTSLSPQPPSSSTLPPSYPDFKGFHLDLGPLLFILLSVGSGDPVKYDVCGWRCEDIRLPCHHHSSKGPDLTAMNVQLLLLLAFCAFTHASPTILPTGHDILATDSVAEVTLDTTEANKELDVVTGPLTTHPVTIEQQDVMEVTTEAPSPQVTHSTEENEVETDSPAPAAPEAPELLNTEPPVVENVPTQAPEDAEVIPQWTEAVKTDTFNEVVVEDDTDEGLSSGQVVGIVIGALLAVVIVISVVVAVVKRMGKYTP